In a single window of the Sediminicoccus sp. KRV36 genome:
- a CDS encoding SH3-like domain-containing protein has protein sequence MTSERAMHDIGGLDLGPIDRSEHPRTLYELRVDAILMLLTSPGCGAFKVDALRRAIEEFSQDDYDHLPYYDRWLQALTNLLVEQQVLNRAEIDARVAMITEELAHEH, from the coding sequence ATGACCAGCGAACGCGCCATGCACGATATTGGCGGCCTTGATCTCGGCCCGATTGACCGCAGTGAGCACCCGCGCACGCTCTACGAATTGCGCGTCGATGCCATCCTCATGCTGCTCACCAGCCCTGGCTGCGGCGCCTTCAAGGTGGATGCGCTGCGCCGCGCCATCGAGGAATTCTCCCAGGATGACTATGACCACCTGCCCTATTACGACCGCTGGCTGCAGGCGCTGACCAACCTGCTGGTCGAGCAGCAGGTGCTGAACCGCGCCGAGATTGACGCCCGCGTGGCAATGATCACGGAGGAACTCGCCCATGAGCATTGA
- a CDS encoding heme-binding protein — translation MSIIKRSMDAETAQKLIAAAIEKSREMDKAMSIAIVNEAGQLKGFHSMDGAGHLTVQIAQDKAWTATSFGIPTHVWWDFIKNDPPLLHGITHTPRLIIFGGGYPVMEEGQMIGAIGISGGHYSEDMEVARHALEAIGAPVG, via the coding sequence ATGAGCATCATCAAGCGCAGCATGGATGCCGAGACGGCGCAGAAGCTGATCGCCGCCGCCATCGAGAAATCGCGCGAGATGGACAAGGCCATGTCCATCGCCATCGTGAATGAGGCGGGGCAGTTGAAGGGCTTTCACAGCATGGATGGCGCTGGCCACCTGACGGTGCAGATCGCGCAGGACAAGGCCTGGACGGCGACGTCCTTTGGCATTCCCACCCATGTCTGGTGGGATTTCATCAAGAATGATCCGCCCTTGCTGCATGGCATCACCCATACCCCGCGCCTGATCATCTTCGGCGGCGGCTATCCGGTGATGGAGGAGGGGCAGATGATCGGCGCAATCGGCATCAGCGGCGGCCATTACTCCGAGGATATGGAGGTGGCGCGCCATGCGCTGGAAGCGATCGGCGCACCGGTGGGCTGA
- a CDS encoding ABC transporter ATP-binding protein, with protein sequence MARLELDRVAVTLGGNRVLHGVSLDVADGECVALLGPSGCGKTTTLRAIAGFTPVASGEIRIAGHSVLGLPPHKRNLGLVFQDYALFPHMNVAQNIGYGLRMRGVDRGTIAKRVEEALSLVRLDEMAERFPARLSGGQRQRVALARALVIKPDILLLDEPLGALDRKLRDAMQVELKRIHREVGVTTIIVTHDQEEALSLADRVAVMFAGDIREVDKPAQLYARPRSRAVMDFLGEANFLPADVTAEALLRLPGGALLGLPDGTATTPRPMRIGIRPEHMLILAEAGSGSIPARVLEIVYKGAHAALYAQGPEGLSLSASLPAGDLAAPPVIGDTVHLRPDPARMILFEENAP encoded by the coding sequence ATGGCCCGGCTTGAGCTCGATCGCGTTGCGGTGACATTGGGCGGCAATCGCGTGCTGCACGGCGTCAGCCTGGATGTGGCGGATGGCGAATGCGTGGCGCTGCTGGGACCCTCGGGCTGCGGCAAGACGACCACCCTGCGCGCCATCGCGGGCTTCACGCCGGTGGCCTCGGGCGAAATCCGCATCGCCGGGCATTCCGTGCTGGGGCTGCCGCCGCACAAGCGCAATCTGGGCCTGGTGTTCCAGGACTACGCGCTGTTTCCGCACATGAATGTCGCGCAGAATATCGGCTATGGCCTGCGCATGCGCGGCGTGGATCGCGGCACCATTGCCAAGCGGGTCGAGGAAGCACTGAGCCTGGTGCGCCTGGACGAGATGGCTGAGCGCTTTCCCGCACGGCTCTCCGGCGGGCAGCGCCAGCGCGTGGCACTCGCCCGCGCGCTGGTGATCAAGCCGGATATCCTGCTGCTGGACGAACCCCTGGGCGCCCTGGACCGCAAGCTGCGCGATGCGATGCAGGTGGAACTCAAACGCATCCATCGCGAGGTGGGGGTCACCACCATCATCGTGACGCATGACCAGGAGGAGGCGCTGTCCCTTGCGGACCGCGTCGCCGTCATGTTCGCGGGCGATATCCGCGAGGTGGACAAGCCGGCCCAACTCTATGCCCGCCCGCGCAGCCGCGCGGTCATGGATTTCCTCGGCGAAGCGAATTTCCTGCCCGCCGACGTGACGGCGGAAGCCCTGCTTCGCCTGCCTGGCGGCGCCCTGCTTGGCCTGCCGGATGGCACCGCCACCACGCCGCGCCCCATGCGCATCGGCATCCGCCCGGAGCATATGCTGATCCTGGCCGAAGCCGGCTCCGGCAGCATTCCGGCGCGGGTGCTGGAAATCGTCTATAAGGGCGCGCATGCCGCACTCTATGCGCAAGGGCCGGAGGGACTGTCGCTCTCGGCCAGCCTGCCCGCCGGCGATCTGGCGGCGCCGCCGGTGATCGGTGACACTGTGCATCTGCGCCCCGATCCGGCGCGAATGATCCTGTTCGAGGAGAATGCGCCATGA
- a CDS encoding nitrile hydratase subunit alpha, with amino-acid sequence MSTPHDHHDHDHDHDHAPIEEHDAHPGPFQILERAVRELLIEKGVLTAEQITRQIELQEGRTPELGASVIAKAWTDPEFHAALKHDARAAVAKLGITIPDAPELIALENEEGLHHVIACTLCSCYPRMLLGVPPAWYKSKAYRARVVLDPRGVLAEFGLTLPEETRIRVVDSTADLRYLVIPRRPAGTEGWDEARLAALVTRDSMIGTAVALPPE; translated from the coding sequence ATGAGCACGCCGCATGACCATCATGACCACGATCACGACCATGACCACGCACCGATCGAGGAGCATGACGCCCACCCCGGCCCCTTCCAGATTCTTGAACGCGCCGTGCGCGAACTGCTCATCGAGAAGGGCGTCCTGACGGCCGAGCAGATCACCCGGCAGATCGAGCTCCAGGAAGGCCGCACGCCGGAGCTGGGTGCCAGCGTCATCGCCAAGGCCTGGACCGATCCGGAATTCCACGCCGCGTTGAAGCACGACGCCCGCGCTGCCGTGGCGAAGCTCGGCATCACCATCCCCGATGCGCCCGAACTCATCGCGCTGGAGAATGAGGAAGGGCTGCACCACGTCATCGCCTGCACGCTCTGCTCCTGCTATCCGCGCATGCTGCTCGGCGTGCCGCCCGCCTGGTACAAGAGCAAGGCCTATCGCGCGCGCGTCGTGCTGGACCCGCGCGGCGTGCTCGCGGAATTCGGGCTGACTTTGCCGGAGGAGACGCGCATCCGCGTCGTGGATAGCACGGCCGATCTGCGCTACCTGGTCATTCCGCGCCGCCCTGCCGGCACGGAAGGCTGGGACGAGGCGCGGCTCGCTGCCCTGGTGACGCGGGATTCCATGATCGGCACCGCTGTTGCGCTGCCGCCCGAATAG
- a CDS encoding ABC transporter permease, whose protein sequence is MQGASPRLTGLLLLAPALIFLAVFYLVPLGSMVEESLRSSAADLDPRPGLSLSQFERVWGSGRSWRALERTVRMSAISTLLTLLIAYPIALFLFQVRPLWRTAILITVFVSLASSLIVRNYGWLVTLADAGPVNQLLLALGLTEEPLRLVYSEGATIVALVHYALPFMILPIYGALTRIPPSYIEAAQSLGAGPWRALFGTVLPLSMPGIFGGTTLSFAICMSAFVTPLMLGSPATAMISQVAAEQFLIQLNFPFGSAMIVALTLVTFGILLAYTLIIRMLFRHHA, encoded by the coding sequence ATGCAGGGGGCTTCCCCACGCCTCACCGGGCTCCTGCTGCTCGCGCCGGCACTGATCTTCCTCGCGGTCTTCTACCTGGTGCCGCTGGGCAGCATGGTCGAGGAAAGCCTGCGCTCCTCGGCAGCCGATCTCGACCCACGGCCCGGGCTGAGCCTCTCTCAGTTCGAGCGTGTCTGGGGCTCGGGCCGGTCCTGGCGGGCGCTGGAGCGGACGGTGCGGATGTCGGCCATCTCGACGCTGCTCACGCTGCTGATCGCCTATCCGATCGCGCTGTTCCTGTTCCAGGTTCGGCCGCTGTGGCGCACCGCGATCCTGATCACCGTCTTCGTCTCGCTCGCGTCCAGCCTCATCGTGCGCAACTACGGCTGGCTGGTGACGCTGGCCGATGCGGGGCCGGTCAACCAGCTTCTGCTGGCGCTCGGCCTGACGGAGGAGCCGCTGCGCCTCGTCTATAGCGAGGGTGCGACCATCGTGGCGCTGGTGCATTACGCCCTGCCCTTCATGATCCTGCCCATCTATGGCGCGCTGACCCGCATTCCGCCCTCCTATATCGAGGCCGCGCAATCGCTGGGGGCGGGGCCATGGCGCGCCCTTTTCGGAACCGTGCTGCCGCTTTCCATGCCGGGCATCTTCGGCGGCACCACGCTGAGCTTCGCCATCTGCATGAGCGCCTTCGTCACACCGCTGATGCTGGGTTCACCGGCCACGGCGATGATCAGCCAGGTGGCCGCGGAGCAATTCCTCATTCAGCTGAACTTCCCCTTCGGCTCGGCGATGATCGTGGCGCTGACCCTCGTCACCTTCGGCATCCTGCTGGCCTATACGCTGATCATCCGCATGCTGTTCCGCCACCATGCCTGA
- a CDS encoding FAD-dependent oxidoreductase produces MPSEMQNQVFPKLFSPIRIGPVVARNRVMRVATTSNLAEKNRVGERMLAFYTTVAQGGAGVIVSESARLHPADSVVPAAIPLFDRGVIPGLRRITEATQQAGGLFIMQLNHGGRQHLGRRVGTLLAPSAIACPRSGGTPHAMTTREVEEMVECFVTAALHAREAGADGVEVHGAQGHLIGQFVSPYSNARDDRYGGSLENRLRFPTEILQGVRRRLGHRAILGYRMAVEEFTEGGVDVAQACEIAARLAAAGLCDYVSLSQGNFNTIETHLPDRHWPQTAYRAIQAEVKRAVGEATVVVQSTRIQTPEQAESIIASGDGDMVGLCRALIVDPEWPNKAASGRAHEIRRCIACNQCWDWISSAEPIGCATNPLAGREHHFGKLKRAQPHRVIVVGGGPGGMEAARVAAERGMRVSLIEQDSFLGGKFAEAAAFAHGAELRHLTEFQIGHLQRLGVEIHLGARATASAILAQKPHAVILATGAEPVTPSLPSDGSVPLIAAASVRELARFRTVPVKRLVLMDEDGYFWAAAVAEAAAALASARGGQMVLATRFFEPLRELPMVSRIATLRALDQAGVQHHTSMEAHRIERGAVVLRHYLTGREIRIEDCAGLLWVGAQRARNGLQAELREAGQERIHLIGDAFAPRRVHHALVEAQVAARAI; encoded by the coding sequence ATGCCGAGCGAGATGCAGAACCAGGTTTTCCCGAAGCTTTTTTCTCCCATCCGCATCGGACCGGTGGTGGCACGCAACCGCGTCATGCGCGTCGCCACCACATCGAACCTCGCCGAGAAGAACCGCGTGGGCGAGCGAATGCTCGCCTTCTACACCACGGTGGCTCAGGGCGGCGCTGGCGTGATCGTCAGTGAGTCGGCCCGGCTACACCCCGCGGATTCCGTGGTTCCTGCAGCGATTCCGCTGTTCGACCGGGGCGTGATCCCTGGCCTTCGCCGCATCACGGAAGCAACGCAGCAGGCGGGCGGCCTGTTCATCATGCAGCTCAATCACGGCGGGCGGCAGCATCTGGGGCGGCGCGTCGGCACGCTGCTTGCGCCCTCCGCCATCGCCTGCCCGCGCAGCGGCGGCACACCCCACGCGATGACCACGCGCGAGGTGGAGGAGATGGTGGAATGCTTCGTCACCGCGGCACTTCATGCCCGCGAAGCCGGCGCGGATGGCGTCGAAGTGCATGGCGCCCAGGGACATTTGATCGGACAATTCGTCTCGCCGTATAGTAACGCGCGCGACGATCGCTACGGCGGCAGCCTGGAAAACCGGCTGCGCTTCCCGACCGAGATCCTGCAGGGCGTGCGCCGGCGCCTCGGTCATCGCGCCATCCTCGGCTATCGCATGGCGGTGGAGGAATTCACCGAGGGCGGCGTGGATGTCGCCCAGGCCTGCGAGATCGCCGCCCGTTTGGCCGCTGCCGGGCTTTGTGACTACGTCTCGCTCAGCCAGGGCAATTTCAACACGATCGAGACGCATCTGCCCGATCGCCATTGGCCGCAAACCGCCTATCGCGCCATCCAGGCCGAGGTGAAGCGCGCCGTGGGCGAGGCTACGGTGGTGGTGCAAAGCACGCGCATCCAGACGCCCGAGCAGGCGGAATCCATCATCGCCTCGGGCGATGGGGACATGGTGGGCCTCTGCCGCGCGCTGATCGTGGACCCCGAATGGCCGAACAAGGCGGCCAGCGGGCGCGCGCATGAAATCCGCCGATGCATCGCCTGCAACCAATGCTGGGACTGGATTTCCTCGGCCGAGCCCATTGGCTGTGCCACCAACCCCCTGGCGGGGCGGGAGCATCATTTCGGCAAGCTCAAGCGGGCGCAGCCGCATCGGGTCATCGTGGTCGGTGGCGGTCCGGGCGGCATGGAGGCCGCGCGCGTGGCGGCGGAGCGTGGCATGCGCGTCTCGCTGATCGAGCAGGATTCCTTTCTGGGCGGAAAATTCGCCGAAGCCGCGGCCTTCGCGCATGGCGCCGAATTACGGCACCTCACCGAATTCCAGATCGGCCATCTGCAGCGCCTGGGGGTGGAGATCCACCTCGGCGCGCGCGCGACGGCATCGGCCATCCTGGCGCAAAAACCCCATGCGGTGATCCTGGCGACGGGCGCCGAGCCCGTGACGCCATCCCTGCCCAGCGACGGCAGCGTGCCGCTCATCGCCGCCGCCTCGGTGCGGGAGCTTGCGCGGTTCCGCACCGTGCCGGTCAAGCGTCTCGTGCTGATGGATGAGGATGGGTATTTCTGGGCCGCGGCCGTGGCCGAGGCCGCTGCCGCGCTGGCGTCAGCGCGGGGTGGGCAGATGGTGCTCGCCACCCGCTTCTTCGAGCCCCTGCGCGAACTGCCCATGGTCTCGCGCATCGCGACGCTGCGCGCCTTGGACCAGGCGGGAGTGCAGCATCACACCTCCATGGAGGCGCATCGCATCGAACGCGGTGCGGTGGTGCTGCGCCACTACCTCACCGGGCGTGAAATCCGCATCGAGGATTGCGCCGGGCTGCTCTGGGTCGGTGCGCAGCGCGCGCGCAACGGCCTCCAGGCCGAGCTGCGCGAGGCGGGGCAGGAGCGCATCCACCTGATCGGCGATGCCTTCGCCCCGCGCCGCGTCCATCACGCGCTGGTCGAGGCGCAGGTCGCCGCCCGCGCCATCTGA
- a CDS encoding tripartite tricarboxylate transporter TctB family protein: MAALNIGLSLFWVLFGLALAQQSLALGLGGPGGPGSGLFPLLSALLIIMGGAGVLLRDLRRAGPNEELAERFWMARGAALRVGLLILVMTGMILAVPSLGFALSGAIGLPLLFRTIAPHSPWWFALLVGAVAAAIVHLLFAVLLGTPLPRGPLGF; the protein is encoded by the coding sequence ATGGCTGCCCTCAACATCGGTTTGAGCCTCTTCTGGGTCCTCTTCGGCCTCGCGCTGGCGCAGCAATCCCTGGCACTTGGTCTGGGCGGGCCGGGCGGGCCGGGCTCCGGCCTCTTCCCGCTGCTTTCGGCCCTGCTGATCATCATGGGTGGTGCCGGCGTGCTGCTGCGCGATCTGCGACGCGCCGGCCCGAATGAGGAACTGGCCGAGCGCTTCTGGATGGCGCGCGGCGCGGCACTTCGCGTCGGGCTGCTGATCCTGGTGATGACGGGCATGATCCTCGCCGTGCCATCGCTTGGCTTCGCGCTGTCGGGCGCCATCGGGCTGCCCTTGCTGTTCCGCACCATCGCGCCGCATTCGCCCTGGTGGTTCGCGCTGCTGGTCGGCGCGGTGGCGGCGGCCATCGTGCATCTGCTCTTCGCGGTCCTGCTCGGCACGCCCTTGCCGCGCGGGCCGCTGGGCTTCTGA
- a CDS encoding SH3-like domain-containing protein, whose amino-acid sequence MSIEQRFQPGARVRVASRKPQGHCRTPFYLRGHRGVVQACAGRFHDPTQLAQHRPGLPKLILYRVRFAHLGPDGQETQDEIEADIYEDWLESEAAA is encoded by the coding sequence ATGAGCATTGAGCAGCGCTTCCAGCCCGGTGCGCGGGTGCGCGTGGCAAGCCGCAAGCCGCAGGGCCATTGCCGCACGCCCTTTTATCTGCGTGGCCATCGTGGCGTGGTGCAGGCCTGTGCCGGCCGCTTCCATGACCCGACGCAACTGGCGCAACACCGGCCCGGCCTGCCCAAGCTGATCCTCTATCGCGTTCGCTTCGCGCATCTCGGCCCGGATGGCCAGGAAACGCAGGATGAGATCGAAGCCGACATTTACGAAGACTGGCTGGAAAGCGAGGCCGCCGCATGA
- a CDS encoding ABC transporter permease: MPDAKGFRAVVALLATLGLAFLVFPVIFTGVVAFGGSIFIEFPPQSFSLRWFENIGRINRIWDATLTSLYIGLLTAAIATAMGAAAALALVRSPLPAKAVLTSLLLSPIALPIVAIGIALIQFFILLGVAFTWWSLVIGHVVLVVAYPVRTVAAALTLSNPALEEAAGSLGASPWQVFRTVTLPQMAPGLVSGFLFAFLISFDNYPISVFLVRGDLTTLPIELFNYISQNLDPTPAAFSSAYVAIIATLILLAERRWRIISLSIPR; encoded by the coding sequence ATGCCTGACGCGAAGGGCTTCCGCGCCGTGGTGGCGCTGCTGGCCACACTGGGCCTGGCCTTCCTGGTCTTTCCCGTGATCTTCACCGGCGTCGTCGCCTTTGGCGGCTCCATCTTCATCGAATTTCCGCCGCAGAGTTTCTCGTTGCGCTGGTTCGAGAATATCGGGCGCATCAACCGCATCTGGGACGCGACGCTGACGAGCCTGTATATCGGCCTGCTCACCGCGGCCATCGCCACCGCCATGGGGGCCGCCGCGGCGCTGGCGCTGGTGCGCAGCCCCCTGCCGGCCAAGGCCGTGCTGACCTCCCTGCTGCTCTCGCCCATCGCGCTGCCCATCGTCGCCATCGGCATCGCGCTCATCCAGTTCTTCATCCTGCTGGGGGTCGCCTTCACCTGGTGGAGCCTGGTCATCGGCCATGTGGTGCTGGTGGTGGCCTATCCCGTGCGGACGGTGGCCGCGGCCCTCACCCTCTCCAACCCCGCGCTGGAGGAGGCCGCGGGTTCGCTCGGCGCCTCGCCCTGGCAGGTTTTCCGCACGGTGACGCTGCCGCAGATGGCACCAGGCCTGGTCAGTGGCTTCCTCTTCGCTTTCCTCATCAGCTTCGACAACTACCCGATCAGCGTGTTCCTCGTGCGCGGCGATCTGACCACGCTGCCGATCGAGCTGTTCAACTACATCAGCCAGAATCTGGACCCGACGCCGGCTGCCTTCTCCTCCGCCTATGTCGCCATCATCGCGACGCTGATCCTGCTGGCCGAGCGGCGCTGGCGGATCATCTCCCTCTCCATCCCCCGCTGA